In Tissierellales bacterium, one DNA window encodes the following:
- the csaB gene encoding polysaccharide pyruvyl transferase CsaB, with protein MTKKILISGYYGFNNSGDDAILKVLTQQLKEIGEKVEIVALSNQVEQTEKNYNIRAINRYNLLQITKEMKSCDLFISGGGTLLQDGTSNRSLYYYLMLLHLAKKHCKRVMVFANGMGPIKSGFNRRRTLEMLKKVDVITLRDQDSYDFLMELGLKHPKISVTFDPVFMMKSIEQNRINRIFEEENLDFDKKYIGISVRPWKEGQYIESGVKALVKSICDKGYEVVFIPMQHPHDDKISQSIIDQLDDNSRVHCLKGCYEADEMIGIMSKMDYIVAMRYHALIYAILSQRALTAISYDPKVRGLMDMLKVNSVCSMAQLREGELDNIVEKGIVDKSKTIDLLEMSHDEKLKSAYENIEIIKELLEGIE; from the coding sequence ATGACTAAAAAAATATTGATATCGGGCTATTATGGTTTCAATAATAGTGGAGACGATGCTATTTTAAAAGTCTTGACACAACAATTAAAAGAGATTGGTGAAAAGGTAGAGATTGTTGCTCTTTCTAATCAAGTAGAACAGACAGAAAAAAACTATAACATAAGAGCTATAAACCGCTACAATTTATTGCAGATAACAAAAGAAATGAAAAGCTGCGATTTGTTTATAAGTGGTGGAGGAACGTTGCTACAAGATGGAACAAGCAATAGATCACTATACTATTATTTGATGCTCTTGCACTTAGCCAAAAAACATTGTAAAAGAGTGATGGTATTTGCAAATGGGATGGGACCTATAAAGAGTGGATTTAATAGAAGAAGGACTCTTGAAATGCTTAAAAAAGTTGATGTGATAACCCTTAGAGATCAAGATTCATATGATTTTTTGATGGAATTGGGTTTGAAACATCCAAAGATAAGTGTTACATTTGATCCCGTGTTTATGATGAAATCAATAGAGCAAAATAGAATAAATCGAATATTTGAAGAGGAAAATTTAGATTTCGACAAAAAATATATAGGAATATCAGTAAGGCCGTGGAAAGAGGGACAATATATCGAGAGCGGAGTCAAAGCGCTTGTCAAATCAATTTGTGACAAGGGGTATGAAGTAGTTTTCATACCCATGCAACATCCTCATGATGACAAAATAAGTCAGAGCATAATAGACCAATTAGACGATAATTCTAGAGTACATTGTTTAAAAGGATGCTATGAAGCTGACGAGATGATAGGCATAATGAGCAAAATGGATTACATAGTTGCGATGAGATATCATGCATTGATATACGCAATATTATCTCAAAGAGCGCTTACTGCGATTTCCTATGATCCGAAAGTTAGAGGCCTCATGGACATGCTAAAAGTAAATAGCGTGTGCTCTATGGCACAGCTCCGAGAAGGTGAATTAGATAATATAGTTGAAAAAGGTATTGTAGATAAATCAAAGACTATAGATTTACTAGAAATGAGTCATGATGAGAAACTTAAGAGTGCATATGAA